One part of the Aspergillus luchuensis IFO 4308 DNA, chromosome 5, nearly complete sequence genome encodes these proteins:
- a CDS encoding putative RING finger protein (COG:O;~EggNog:ENOG410PG37;~InterPro:IPR001841,IPR013083;~PFAM:PF17123,PF13923,PF00097,PF13639;~TransMembrane:1 (o6-29i)) has protein sequence MVQVSSLALVGYLAPVLVTFLLFITWLILGTRRRRRRRRRLYGSTYPYSDAEMAAAAGGQRNPRIVISQQLIEVLYPQVKYKYWLAGKQNEQQQQQQEQQQKEDLPSGAIAQVRSTSGDNTSGKSAVNTNINDSQERDKDTEDADTSGDNHRTCAICIDQFADDDEIRSLPCRHIFHTVCLDPWVTKKNAFCPLCKRALCGVKKGGGGDRRSWPWRRGSQRASARVVSVSVPEAAVVRGSV, from the exons ATGGTCCAAGTATCCTCACTAGCATTAGTAGGCTATCTAGCTCCAGTGCTCGTGACGTTTCTGCTTTTTATAACatg GCTCATCCTCGGCACCCGCCGTCGCCGTCGCCGTCGTCGTCGCCTCTACGGCTCTACATACCCCTACTCGGACGCCGAaatggcggcggcggcggggggaCAACGTAATCCCCGGATCGTGATCTCACAGCAGCTCATCGAGGTACTTTATCCGCAGGTGAAGTACAAGTACTGGTTGGCTGGGAAGCAgaatgagcagcagcagcagcagcaggaacagcagcagaaggaggatCTACCATCGGGTGCGATAGCACAAGTGAGATCGACGTCCGGAGATAATACTTCTGGTAAATCAGCAGTGAACACCAACATCAACGATAGCCaagaaagagacaaagaCACAGAAGATGCAGATACAAGCGGAGACAACCACCGCACGTGCGCAATATGCATAGACCAGTTCGCGGATGACGACGAGATCCGATCGCTGCCGTGTCGACATATCTTCCATACGGTGTGTCTGGATCCGTGGGTTACGAAGAAGAATGCGTTTTGTCCACTGTGTAAGAGGGCTTTGTGTGGGGTAAagaaggggggtggaggggataGGAGGAGTTGgccttggaggagaggatcgCAGAG